GCACCAGCGCCACGCGGTAGGCCGCTGGGTTCCTCGGCGGAATGCCCTGGTGGAGAAGGGGTGCCTCGATCATCGTGTCGTCCATGAGTTCTGCTGCTCTTTCCGGTTGCGGTGGGCGGGCGGGTCCAGGGGAAGAAGACCGGCCGCGAGCGGACGAGGATCAGCGGCGGTTCACCACGGTCTCGTACAACTGCTCAGCGAGCTTGGCTTCTGTGACCAGGTGTGCTGTCGTGCCCACCGCAGCCCGGCCTCCGCCCTCCGGTGGCGGGCCTGATGGTCGGTGAGCACCGCGCCGAGCGCGCGGGCCAGGCGCTGCGGCAGGTCCGCCGCATCGCCCAGCGGTACCGCAGTCGCGCAGCCCGGTGCGGAGAAGTCCCCGGACCCCCTGGTGGTCGAGGTGCACCACCGGCACACCGCGGGCCCAGGCCTCCAGGTTCTGCACCCCGAAGGAGTCGCGCAGGCT
The Streptomyces tirandamycinicus DNA segment above includes these coding regions:
- a CDS encoding glycosyltransferase, coding for MLLDEIPGARLEVLGDGPLRNELERLAGRLGVSGSVCFRGRLPWPQTLGAYDEADVLLFTSLRDSFGVQNLEAWARGVPVVHLDHQGVRGLLRTGLRDCGTAGRCGGPAAAPGPRARRGAHRPSGPPPEGGGRAAVGTTAHLVTEAKLAEQLYETVVNRR